In Plodia interpunctella isolate USDA-ARS_2022_Savannah chromosome 22, ilPloInte3.2, whole genome shotgun sequence, the following proteins share a genomic window:
- the LOC128679942 gene encoding lipase member H-B-like isoform X1, giving the protein MSKYVIVIVMTVTMVNCCGILDHRADEGYPKGLMSVCPGSTKPARIPSSQLKYLQFVVQGKNRTRRRYSYWSAQKIALDPRVDFKRKTMLIALGYLDSTNFPISSMLANEYEARGYNVIIVDNQRFSTVHYYLAARLMRPVGKHVAEILAKLARQGLDPANLELVGFSLGGQTVSYIAKNYKRITGKSISKITGLEPSGPCFRHLPPNDRLDYTDADFVEVIHTNIDGFGMAARMGHVDFYVNGGEYQPTDLLSLPCAATCSHFRVLPIWISALNNPTSFVAIKCDSIQSARDSNCYKNDNLDTNLLGLNVNKTSHGVFYLATGLDYPYYLGENGLKEEYAAWRRITNVNDGNATEVYT; this is encoded by the exons ATGTCCAAATATGTGATAGTGATCGTTATGACTGTTACGATGGTGAACTGCTGTGGAATTTTAGATCATAGAGCCGATGAAGGATATCCCAAAGGACTAATGTCagtat GTCCGGGCTCCACAAAGCCGGCCCGGATCCCCAGCAGCCAGCTGAAGTATCTGCAGTTTGTGGTCCAGGGGAAGAATCGCACCAGACGCAGGTACTCCTATTGGAGTGCCCAGAAAATCGCACTGGATCCCAGGGTTGATTTTAAACG GAAGACGATGCTGATAGCCCTGGGCTACCTGGACAGCACCAACTTCCCCATATCCTCGATGCTGGCCAACGAATACGAGGCCAGAGGATACAACGTCATCATAGTGGACAACCAGAGATTTTCCActgttcattattattt AGCAGCGCGCCTCATGCGGCCAGTGGGAAAACACGTCGCCGAAATTCTAGCAAAATTAGCTCGCCAAGGCCTAGACCCGGCTAACCTAGAGCTCGTAGGCTTCAGCCTAGGCGGACAAACTGTTAGCTACATTGCCAAAAACTATAAAAGAATTACCGGAAAgtctatttcaaaaatcactGGTCTAGAACCATCTGGGCCTTGCTTTCGACATCTACCCCCGAATGACAGGTTAGATTACACTGATGCTGATTTCGTAGAAGTCATCCATACGAATATTGATGGCTTTGGTATGGCGGCAAGAATGGGCCATGTAGACTTTTATGTCAATGGAGGGGAATACCAGCCCACGGATTTATTATCTTTACCCTGCGCGGCGACGTGCAGCCATTTTAGAGTTCTCCCTATTTGGATTTCGGCATTGAATAACCCTACAAGTTTTGTAGctataaagtgcgatagtatTCAAAGCGCTAGAGattcaaattgttataaaaatgacaatttagACACTAATTTATTGGGTCTTAATGTGAATAAAACCAGCCATGGTGTGTTTTATTTAGCGACTGGTTTGGATTACCCATATTATTTAGGGGAGAATGGTTTGAAGGAAGAATATGCGGCGTGGAGAAGAATCACGAATGTGAATGATGGGAATGCAACGGAAGTTTACACTTAG
- the LOC128679942 gene encoding lipase member H-B-like isoform X2 has translation MTCPGSTKPARIPSSQLKYLQFVVQGKNRTRRRYSYWSAQKIALDPRVDFKRKTMLIALGYLDSTNFPISSMLANEYEARGYNVIIVDNQRFSTVHYYLAARLMRPVGKHVAEILAKLARQGLDPANLELVGFSLGGQTVSYIAKNYKRITGKSISKITGLEPSGPCFRHLPPNDRLDYTDADFVEVIHTNIDGFGMAARMGHVDFYVNGGEYQPTDLLSLPCAATCSHFRVLPIWISALNNPTSFVAIKCDSIQSARDSNCYKNDNLDTNLLGLNVNKTSHGVFYLATGLDYPYYLGENGLKEEYAAWRRITNVNDGNATEVYT, from the exons ATgacat GTCCGGGCTCCACAAAGCCGGCCCGGATCCCCAGCAGCCAGCTGAAGTATCTGCAGTTTGTGGTCCAGGGGAAGAATCGCACCAGACGCAGGTACTCCTATTGGAGTGCCCAGAAAATCGCACTGGATCCCAGGGTTGATTTTAAACG GAAGACGATGCTGATAGCCCTGGGCTACCTGGACAGCACCAACTTCCCCATATCCTCGATGCTGGCCAACGAATACGAGGCCAGAGGATACAACGTCATCATAGTGGACAACCAGAGATTTTCCActgttcattattattt AGCAGCGCGCCTCATGCGGCCAGTGGGAAAACACGTCGCCGAAATTCTAGCAAAATTAGCTCGCCAAGGCCTAGACCCGGCTAACCTAGAGCTCGTAGGCTTCAGCCTAGGCGGACAAACTGTTAGCTACATTGCCAAAAACTATAAAAGAATTACCGGAAAgtctatttcaaaaatcactGGTCTAGAACCATCTGGGCCTTGCTTTCGACATCTACCCCCGAATGACAGGTTAGATTACACTGATGCTGATTTCGTAGAAGTCATCCATACGAATATTGATGGCTTTGGTATGGCGGCAAGAATGGGCCATGTAGACTTTTATGTCAATGGAGGGGAATACCAGCCCACGGATTTATTATCTTTACCCTGCGCGGCGACGTGCAGCCATTTTAGAGTTCTCCCTATTTGGATTTCGGCATTGAATAACCCTACAAGTTTTGTAGctataaagtgcgatagtatTCAAAGCGCTAGAGattcaaattgttataaaaatgacaatttagACACTAATTTATTGGGTCTTAATGTGAATAAAACCAGCCATGGTGTGTTTTATTTAGCGACTGGTTTGGATTACCCATATTATTTAGGGGAGAATGGTTTGAAGGAAGAATATGCGGCGTGGAGAAGAATCACGAATGTGAATGATGGGAATGCAACGGAAGTTTACACTTAG
- the LOC128679707 gene encoding cathepsin L-like proteinase isoform X3, whose translation MSSDRDTNDFLPDTSDMNNTGSYDFNGRVIHEWKRTMEEDGEYRLEDTLLVYRTEYGVDVPVQFDQKKYGMEEGRLQQHSVTEFYDYKPSVSNDDLEIEDEDECEIVGTDFRSNLKFLHPAISLDVDIAFDGYRNHHNKKYKTKEIELRKAIFHKNWRLVVDHNRKNLGYTLAMNQYADRTDEELQYLTGTRPSRPDSKATHTFHSMEVVDELADQLPEEFDLRLKGVMRPIKQQGDCGSCWAFSSTAAVEGAISYDLGGRDVDLSEQSLVDCAWGYDNFGCMGGSLNDVFRYILDHGIPADVDYGQYKAENGKCHVQNLTSIFKIRGFGKVNRNSINSMKLALNKYGPVTVSVMASPNMKLYSSGIFYDDYCEGGYVNHGVVVVGYGVRDGDLYWVVRNSWGEDWGESGHILMSAQQNNCFLLDDPYYVIV comes from the exons ATGAGCTCTGATAGAGATACGAACGACTTTCTACCTGACACTAGTGATATGAATAATACAG GATCATACGACTTCAATGGAAGGGTTATACACGAGTGGAAGAGAACAATGGAGGAAGATGGAGAATATAGATTGGAGGATACTCTGCTTGTGTACAGGACAGAGTATGGCGTAGATGTACCAGTCCA ATTCGACCAGAAGAAGTACGGGATGGAAGAAGGTAGACTTCAGCAGCATTCAGTCACTGAGTTCTATGATTACAAGCCGTCTGTCAGTAATGACGACTTGGAGATCGAAGACG aAGACGAATGTGAAATAGTTGGCACAGATTTCCGTTCAAACTTGAAGTTTTTGCATCCAGCCATATCCTTAGACGTGGACATAGCTTTTGATGG gtacagGAACCatcacaacaaaaaatacaaaaccaaAGAAATTGAGTTAAGGAAGGCtattttccataaaaattGGAG ATTAGTCGTAGATCACAACCGCAAGAACCTGGGTTACACGTTAGCAATGAACCAATACGCCGACCGTACAGACGAAGAGCTGCAGTACCTCACCGGCACCCGACCTTCGCGCCCTGACAGCAAGGCCACTCATACATTCCACTCGATGGAAGTTGTGGACGAGTTGGCGGATCAATTGCCGGAGGAGTTTGATTTGAGATTGAAAGGAGTCATGCGGCCTATCAAAC AGCAAGGTGACTGCGGGTCTTGCTGGGCGTTCTCGTCCACGGCCGCCGTGGAGGGAGCCATCTCCTACGACCTCGGGGGCAGGGACGTGGACCTCAGCGAGCAATCTCTTGTGGACTGTGCGTGGGg TTATGATAATTTCGGCTGCATGGGTGGTTCTCTAAATGACGTGTTCAGATACATACTGGACCACGGCATTCCTGCGGACGTGGACTATGGCCAATACAAAGCAGAG AACGGCAAATGTCACGTCCAAAACCTGACCTCCATCTTCAAGATCCGCGGCTTCGGGAAAGTTAATCGCAACAGCATCAATTCGATGAAGCTAGCGCTGAACAAGTACGGCCCGGTCACTGTCAGCGTAATGGCGTCCCCCAACATGAAGCTGTATTCAAGTGGAATCTTCTATGACGATTACTG CGAAGGCGGTTACGTGAACCACGGCGTGGTGGTCGTGGGCTACGGGGTCCGCGACGGGGACCTGTACTGGGTCGTGCGCAACTCCTGGGGCGAGGACTGGGGGGAGAGCGGCCACATCCTCATGTCGGCGCAACAAAACAACTGCTTCTTGCTCGACGATCCTTATTACGTCATCGTCTAA
- the LOC128679707 gene encoding cathepsin K-like isoform X1 — protein MAFIRGISIVLLVCSVSYTYVLLGDDEPTADITWPSEYYFKGQIVDVYNGLVQPFRIWYSAEYNRSRMELYDGEINSYYVTSSENERGGVYKILTITTGNLTNVEQCIYMSSDRDTNDFLPDTSDMNNTGSYDFNGRVIHEWKRTMEEDGEYRLEDTLLVYRTEYGVDVPVQFDQKKYGMEEGRLQQHSVTEFYDYKPSVSNDDLEIEDEDECEIVGTDFRSNLKFLHPAISLDVDIAFDGYRNHHNKKYKTKEIELRKAIFHKNWRLVVDHNRKNLGYTLAMNQYADRTDEELQYLTGTRPSRPDSKATHTFHSMEVVDELADQLPEEFDLRLKGVMRPIKQQGDCGSCWAFSSTAAVEGAISYDLGGRDVDLSEQSLVDCAWGYDNFGCMGGSLNDVFRYILDHGIPADVDYGQYKAENGKCHVQNLTSIFKIRGFGKVNRNSINSMKLALNKYGPVTVSVMASPNMKLYSSGIFYDDYCEGGYVNHGVVVVGYGVRDGDLYWVVRNSWGEDWGESGHILMSAQQNNCFLLDDPYYVIV, from the exons ATGGCATTTATAAGGGGAATTTCAATTGTACTTTTAGTTTGTAGTGTTTCATACACATATGTATTATTAG GAGATGACGAGCCGACAGCCGACATCACATGGCCCAGCGAATATTACTTCAAAGGGCAAATCGTTGACGTCTACAACGGACTTGTACAGCCCTTTAGGAtatg gtATAGCGCAGAATATAACCGCTCGCGCATGGAGCTGTATGACGGGGAAATCAACAGTTATTACGTCACAAGCTCTGAAAATGAGAGAGGTGGCGTTTACAAG ATACTGACAATTACCACAGGAAACCTGACAAACGTAGAACAGTGTATATACATGAGCTCTGATAGAGATACGAACGACTTTCTACCTGACACTAGTGATATGAATAATACAG GATCATACGACTTCAATGGAAGGGTTATACACGAGTGGAAGAGAACAATGGAGGAAGATGGAGAATATAGATTGGAGGATACTCTGCTTGTGTACAGGACAGAGTATGGCGTAGATGTACCAGTCCA ATTCGACCAGAAGAAGTACGGGATGGAAGAAGGTAGACTTCAGCAGCATTCAGTCACTGAGTTCTATGATTACAAGCCGTCTGTCAGTAATGACGACTTGGAGATCGAAGACG aAGACGAATGTGAAATAGTTGGCACAGATTTCCGTTCAAACTTGAAGTTTTTGCATCCAGCCATATCCTTAGACGTGGACATAGCTTTTGATGG gtacagGAACCatcacaacaaaaaatacaaaaccaaAGAAATTGAGTTAAGGAAGGCtattttccataaaaattGGAG ATTAGTCGTAGATCACAACCGCAAGAACCTGGGTTACACGTTAGCAATGAACCAATACGCCGACCGTACAGACGAAGAGCTGCAGTACCTCACCGGCACCCGACCTTCGCGCCCTGACAGCAAGGCCACTCATACATTCCACTCGATGGAAGTTGTGGACGAGTTGGCGGATCAATTGCCGGAGGAGTTTGATTTGAGATTGAAAGGAGTCATGCGGCCTATCAAAC AGCAAGGTGACTGCGGGTCTTGCTGGGCGTTCTCGTCCACGGCCGCCGTGGAGGGAGCCATCTCCTACGACCTCGGGGGCAGGGACGTGGACCTCAGCGAGCAATCTCTTGTGGACTGTGCGTGGGg TTATGATAATTTCGGCTGCATGGGTGGTTCTCTAAATGACGTGTTCAGATACATACTGGACCACGGCATTCCTGCGGACGTGGACTATGGCCAATACAAAGCAGAG AACGGCAAATGTCACGTCCAAAACCTGACCTCCATCTTCAAGATCCGCGGCTTCGGGAAAGTTAATCGCAACAGCATCAATTCGATGAAGCTAGCGCTGAACAAGTACGGCCCGGTCACTGTCAGCGTAATGGCGTCCCCCAACATGAAGCTGTATTCAAGTGGAATCTTCTATGACGATTACTG CGAAGGCGGTTACGTGAACCACGGCGTGGTGGTCGTGGGCTACGGGGTCCGCGACGGGGACCTGTACTGGGTCGTGCGCAACTCCTGGGGCGAGGACTGGGGGGAGAGCGGCCACATCCTCATGTCGGCGCAACAAAACAACTGCTTCTTGCTCGACGATCCTTATTACGTCATCGTCTAA
- the LOC128679709 gene encoding uncharacterized protein LOC128679709 isoform X2, translated as MLLLNCVLLVVVLFRKCANTGLILSIKDLSKTLEGPKWPNEYYLKGEIEDIFNAGSEPFEIWYKENLNRSRVDVYDGSVKKFYWADREKLITFYPKTEDLETIEIACDYEPRNKLPYNILPADLNWTLTGSGTYNGLDTLVWEAKDKKYHYTTVTRKEDDFDVPIRLDKTKYEVGTGMSTDHSNIIFFDYNSTVEEATLDVESEKLEECGFYYSTIEEKLQHLKSYISHDVEVAFTRYKSHHKKTYNGNEHEMREEIFQNNWRRVQSQNNKNMGYKLELNKFADWTDEELASLRGALPSKVNDPGTHPFPHTLEELDRLVEELPGEYDLRLEGDLPPIKNQLACGSCWAFATTLTVEAAIIKKLGGVQLDLSEQSLVDCAWSYGALGCNGGFVDVAFKYVTDHGIPTETEYGRYLHEDGFCHINNMTVTHHIRGFTQVTPHSVNALKYAVYTYGSVEVSIHASADMTLYSSGVFYDMACLWLCLTAGRSPSLHYYAFNTFYAITN; from the exons atgTTGTTGTTAAATTGTGTACTTTTAGTTGTTGTGTTATTTCGAAAATGTGCAAATACaggtttaattttaa GTATAAAGGATTTATCGAAAACTCTGGAAGGTCCCAAATGGCcgaatgaatattatttaaaagggGAAATTGAAGACATTTTTAATGCTGGCTCGGAACCTTTTGAGATTTG GTACAAAGAAAATCTGAATCGATCCCGCGTGGACGTTTACGATGGTTCGGTGAAAAAGTTCTATTGGGCTGATCGCGAGAAACTTATAACG TTCTACCCGAAAACGGAGGATTTGGAAACTATTGAAATAGCTTGTGATTATGAGCCTCGGAATAAGCTGCCGTACAACATTTTGCCGGCCGATCTGAACTGGACGTTAACTG GTTCCGGGACATATAACGGGTTGGATACCCTTGTTTGGGAGGCGAAGGACAAAAAATACCATTACACTACGgtcactcgaaaagaagatgATTTTGATGTACCGATAAG acTGGATAAAACCAAGTATGAAGTCGGAACCGGCATGAGCACTGACCattcaaacataatattcTTTGACTACAACTCCACTGTGGAAGAGGCTACCCTTGACGTAGAATCTG AGAAGTTAGAAGAATGtggattttattatagtacaATTGAGGAGAAACTACAACATTTAAAATCCTATATTAGTCACGATGTTGAGGTCGCTTTTACAAG ATACAAGAGCCACCACAAGAAAACTTACAACGGAAACGAACATGAAATGCGGGAAgaaattttccaaaataacTGGAG ACGTGTCCAATCCCAAAACAATAAGAACATGGGTTACAAGCTCGAACTGAACAAATTCGCGGACTGGACTGATGAGGAACTGGCTTCCTTGCGAGGAGCCCTGCCTTCGAAAGTCAACGACCCCGGGACCCACCCCTTTCCTCACACTTTGGAGGAACTTGACAGGCTTGTCGAAGAGTTGCCTGGAGAGTATGACTTAAGGTTGGAAGGAGATCTTCCGCCGATTAAAA ACCAGCTAGCATGCGGCTCGTGCTGGGCCTTCGCGACCACACTGACGGTGGAAGCAGCCATCATCAAGAAGTTAGGAGGGGTCCAACTGGATTTGAGCGAACAATCCCTGGTCGACTGCGCTTGGTC ATATGGAGCCCTTGGTTGCAATGGAGGATTTGTTGACGTCGCGTTCAAGTACGTGACAGATCACGGGATTCCAACTGAAACCGAGTACGGCAGATATTTACATGAG GACGGTTTCTGTCACATAAACAACATGACGGTGACCCATCACATCCGTGGCTTCACCCAGGTGACACCACATAGCGTCAACGCTCTCAAATATGCGGTGTACACATATGGATCAGTAGAGGTCTCCATACACGCCAGTGCTGATATGACTTTGTATTCTAGCGGAGTGTTTTATGACATGGCTTG CCTGTGGTTGTGTCTCACTGCTGGACGAAGCCCTTCCCTTCATTATTATGCgttcaatacattttatgccATTACTAATTGA
- the LOC128679709 gene encoding cathepsin L-like proteinase isoform X1, giving the protein MLLLNCVLLVVVLFRKCANTGLILSIKDLSKTLEGPKWPNEYYLKGEIEDIFNAGSEPFEIWYKENLNRSRVDVYDGSVKKFYWADREKLITFYPKTEDLETIEIACDYEPRNKLPYNILPADLNWTLTGSGTYNGLDTLVWEAKDKKYHYTTVTRKEDDFDVPIRLDKTKYEVGTGMSTDHSNIIFFDYNSTVEEATLDVESEKLEECGFYYSTIEEKLQHLKSYISHDVEVAFTRYKSHHKKTYNGNEHEMREEIFQNNWRRVQSQNNKNMGYKLELNKFADWTDEELASLRGALPSKVNDPGTHPFPHTLEELDRLVEELPGEYDLRLEGDLPPIKNQLACGSCWAFATTLTVEAAIIKKLGGVQLDLSEQSLVDCAWSYGALGCNGGFVDVAFKYVTDHGIPTETEYGRYLHEDGFCHINNMTVTHHIRGFTQVTPHSVNALKYAVYTYGSVEVSIHASADMTLYSSGVFYDMACEGELLNHAVAVVGYGSRDGEPYWIVRNSWGETWGEDGYILMSAKDNNCLLLDNPYYPVV; this is encoded by the exons atgTTGTTGTTAAATTGTGTACTTTTAGTTGTTGTGTTATTTCGAAAATGTGCAAATACaggtttaattttaa GTATAAAGGATTTATCGAAAACTCTGGAAGGTCCCAAATGGCcgaatgaatattatttaaaagggGAAATTGAAGACATTTTTAATGCTGGCTCGGAACCTTTTGAGATTTG GTACAAAGAAAATCTGAATCGATCCCGCGTGGACGTTTACGATGGTTCGGTGAAAAAGTTCTATTGGGCTGATCGCGAGAAACTTATAACG TTCTACCCGAAAACGGAGGATTTGGAAACTATTGAAATAGCTTGTGATTATGAGCCTCGGAATAAGCTGCCGTACAACATTTTGCCGGCCGATCTGAACTGGACGTTAACTG GTTCCGGGACATATAACGGGTTGGATACCCTTGTTTGGGAGGCGAAGGACAAAAAATACCATTACACTACGgtcactcgaaaagaagatgATTTTGATGTACCGATAAG acTGGATAAAACCAAGTATGAAGTCGGAACCGGCATGAGCACTGACCattcaaacataatattcTTTGACTACAACTCCACTGTGGAAGAGGCTACCCTTGACGTAGAATCTG AGAAGTTAGAAGAATGtggattttattatagtacaATTGAGGAGAAACTACAACATTTAAAATCCTATATTAGTCACGATGTTGAGGTCGCTTTTACAAG ATACAAGAGCCACCACAAGAAAACTTACAACGGAAACGAACATGAAATGCGGGAAgaaattttccaaaataacTGGAG ACGTGTCCAATCCCAAAACAATAAGAACATGGGTTACAAGCTCGAACTGAACAAATTCGCGGACTGGACTGATGAGGAACTGGCTTCCTTGCGAGGAGCCCTGCCTTCGAAAGTCAACGACCCCGGGACCCACCCCTTTCCTCACACTTTGGAGGAACTTGACAGGCTTGTCGAAGAGTTGCCTGGAGAGTATGACTTAAGGTTGGAAGGAGATCTTCCGCCGATTAAAA ACCAGCTAGCATGCGGCTCGTGCTGGGCCTTCGCGACCACACTGACGGTGGAAGCAGCCATCATCAAGAAGTTAGGAGGGGTCCAACTGGATTTGAGCGAACAATCCCTGGTCGACTGCGCTTGGTC ATATGGAGCCCTTGGTTGCAATGGAGGATTTGTTGACGTCGCGTTCAAGTACGTGACAGATCACGGGATTCCAACTGAAACCGAGTACGGCAGATATTTACATGAG GACGGTTTCTGTCACATAAACAACATGACGGTGACCCATCACATCCGTGGCTTCACCCAGGTGACACCACATAGCGTCAACGCTCTCAAATATGCGGTGTACACATATGGATCAGTAGAGGTCTCCATACACGCCAGTGCTGATATGACTTTGTATTCTAGCGGAGTGTTTTATGACATGGCTTG CGAAGGGGAACTTCTGAACCATGCAGTGGCCGTGGTCGGCTACGGATCGCGTGACGGTGAGCCCTACTGGATCGTGAGGAACTCCTGGGGCGAGACCTGGGGGGAGGACGGGTACATCCTCATGTCTGCCAAGGACAACAACTGTCTGTTACTGGACAATCCGTATTATCCTGTTGTATAG
- the LOC128679707 gene encoding cathepsin L-like proteinase isoform X2, which translates to MAFIRGISIVLLVCSVSYTYVLLGSYDFNGRVIHEWKRTMEEDGEYRLEDTLLVYRTEYGVDVPVQFDQKKYGMEEGRLQQHSVTEFYDYKPSVSNDDLEIEDEDECEIVGTDFRSNLKFLHPAISLDVDIAFDGYRNHHNKKYKTKEIELRKAIFHKNWRLVVDHNRKNLGYTLAMNQYADRTDEELQYLTGTRPSRPDSKATHTFHSMEVVDELADQLPEEFDLRLKGVMRPIKQQGDCGSCWAFSSTAAVEGAISYDLGGRDVDLSEQSLVDCAWGYDNFGCMGGSLNDVFRYILDHGIPADVDYGQYKAENGKCHVQNLTSIFKIRGFGKVNRNSINSMKLALNKYGPVTVSVMASPNMKLYSSGIFYDDYCEGGYVNHGVVVVGYGVRDGDLYWVVRNSWGEDWGESGHILMSAQQNNCFLLDDPYYVIV; encoded by the exons ATGGCATTTATAAGGGGAATTTCAATTGTACTTTTAGTTTGTAGTGTTTCATACACATATGTATTATTAG GATCATACGACTTCAATGGAAGGGTTATACACGAGTGGAAGAGAACAATGGAGGAAGATGGAGAATATAGATTGGAGGATACTCTGCTTGTGTACAGGACAGAGTATGGCGTAGATGTACCAGTCCA ATTCGACCAGAAGAAGTACGGGATGGAAGAAGGTAGACTTCAGCAGCATTCAGTCACTGAGTTCTATGATTACAAGCCGTCTGTCAGTAATGACGACTTGGAGATCGAAGACG aAGACGAATGTGAAATAGTTGGCACAGATTTCCGTTCAAACTTGAAGTTTTTGCATCCAGCCATATCCTTAGACGTGGACATAGCTTTTGATGG gtacagGAACCatcacaacaaaaaatacaaaaccaaAGAAATTGAGTTAAGGAAGGCtattttccataaaaattGGAG ATTAGTCGTAGATCACAACCGCAAGAACCTGGGTTACACGTTAGCAATGAACCAATACGCCGACCGTACAGACGAAGAGCTGCAGTACCTCACCGGCACCCGACCTTCGCGCCCTGACAGCAAGGCCACTCATACATTCCACTCGATGGAAGTTGTGGACGAGTTGGCGGATCAATTGCCGGAGGAGTTTGATTTGAGATTGAAAGGAGTCATGCGGCCTATCAAAC AGCAAGGTGACTGCGGGTCTTGCTGGGCGTTCTCGTCCACGGCCGCCGTGGAGGGAGCCATCTCCTACGACCTCGGGGGCAGGGACGTGGACCTCAGCGAGCAATCTCTTGTGGACTGTGCGTGGGg TTATGATAATTTCGGCTGCATGGGTGGTTCTCTAAATGACGTGTTCAGATACATACTGGACCACGGCATTCCTGCGGACGTGGACTATGGCCAATACAAAGCAGAG AACGGCAAATGTCACGTCCAAAACCTGACCTCCATCTTCAAGATCCGCGGCTTCGGGAAAGTTAATCGCAACAGCATCAATTCGATGAAGCTAGCGCTGAACAAGTACGGCCCGGTCACTGTCAGCGTAATGGCGTCCCCCAACATGAAGCTGTATTCAAGTGGAATCTTCTATGACGATTACTG CGAAGGCGGTTACGTGAACCACGGCGTGGTGGTCGTGGGCTACGGGGTCCGCGACGGGGACCTGTACTGGGTCGTGCGCAACTCCTGGGGCGAGGACTGGGGGGAGAGCGGCCACATCCTCATGTCGGCGCAACAAAACAACTGCTTCTTGCTCGACGATCCTTATTACGTCATCGTCTAA